The window TGAACACGGAGCCGCCCGGCATGAGCCCGAAGAGCTGCGGCACCCAGATGAACGTCAGCCCCTCGTTCCCGGCCCCGACGATCTGGTCGGCCGCGTTGGGCAGGATCGCGAACACCGTGCACAGCACCATGATGCCCGCCAGCAGCGACACGGAGTTGTTCCCGAACCCGAGCATGAAGGCGTTCAGCGTCGTGTCTTCGCGCTTCTTCATGTAGACGGCGTAGGCGGTGATCAGCCCCCAGCCCGCGCCCGTGTCCCAGGCGTTCTGCGTCAGAGCTTCGAGCCAGATCGTGGGGTTACTCAACTGCGCCCAGTCGGGCGTGAAGAGGAACGCGAGACCCGCGCTCGCCCCCGGGAGCGTGACCGCCCGGATCGTCAGCGCGAGGACGAGCAGCAGGAGGCTCGGGATGAGGAAGCGCGCGGCGCGCTCGATTCCCTTCACGCCGCGCAGCACCACCAATACCGCAAGCCCGATCGCGATCGCGTGCGTGAGGATCGGCCACGGTGAGCCGATGAATGTGTCCCAGTACTCCTGCGGCCCGACGCACGCCGCGGCCCCGGCCTCGCAGGGCGCCGTCGGCACGGTGCCGGTCACCGCCCCGACGAGATACCGGATCGTCCAGCCCATCACGACCGTGTAGTAGAACATGATCGCGGTCGAGATGAAGGCGATCCAGGCGCCCATCCAGGCGGTCTTCTTCCCCCCCAGCTTCGTGAACGCTCCGATCGGTCCCGAGCGCGTCGCCTTGCCGGCGGCGAACTCCGCGAGGATCAGGGGCACGGACCAGAGGAAGAGGAAAACGACCCACGCGACGAGGAAGGAACCGCCCCCGTTGGAGGCCGCGATGCGCGGGAAGCGCCAGATGTTGCCGGTTCCGACGGCCATCCCGAGCATGGCCAGCATCATCGCGGCCCGGGAACTGAAGACGGGATTC is drawn from Candidatus Palauibacter australiensis and contains these coding sequences:
- a CDS encoding sodium-dependent transporter, which codes for MTNPVFSSRAAMMLAMLGMAVGTGNIWRFPRIAASNGGGSFLVAWVVFLFLWSVPLILAEFAAGKATRSGPIGAFTKLGGKKTAWMGAWIAFISTAIMFYYTVVMGWTIRYLVGAVTGTVPTAPCEAGAAACVGPQEYWDTFIGSPWPILTHAIAIGLAVLVVLRGVKGIERAARFLIPSLLLLVLALTIRAVTLPGASAGLAFLFTPDWAQLSNPTIWLEALTQNAWDTGAGWGLITAYAVYMKKREDTTLNAFMLGFGNNSVSLLAGIMVLCTVFAILPNAADQIVGAGNEGLTFIWVPQLFGLMPGGSVFMVLFFLALVFAAWSSLIAMIEMPTRVLADAGIARRKAVLTIGGLGFILGLPSAIWIEVFRNQDWVWGVGLMMSGLFFSIMIMRHGVDRFRTRLVNSKGSDLVVGRWWNVVIRLVALQAIVITVWWLWRSVDFNDLAASFTLFSEFNVGTVLIQWAIAIAAFLGLNRWLAANAAGSPASAEDA